In Terriglobia bacterium, a single window of DNA contains:
- the hisG gene encoding ATP phosphoribosyltransferase, translating into MLVIALCKGRFLEPSLELLGRAGVQFTDDVSSSRKLIFESTDKRFHAVLVKPTDVPTYVEYGAADIGIAGLDVLLESHADVLQPLDLNFGYCRIAIAGPAQAQAETRDYIGRFDSPTVRVATKYPRITMDHFNSRGIPVEIIPLSGSIELAPLIGLADRIVDLVETGRTLKENGLEILEVIAESSAKLLINRAGYQTKRQEVLTFIQALESARR; encoded by the coding sequence GTGCTTGTGATTGCGCTCTGCAAGGGACGTTTTCTGGAGCCGTCGCTCGAACTGCTGGGGCGGGCCGGCGTTCAATTTACCGATGACGTCTCGTCGTCGCGAAAGTTGATTTTCGAATCGACCGATAAAAGGTTTCACGCGGTGCTCGTCAAGCCCACGGATGTGCCGACCTATGTCGAATATGGCGCGGCGGACATCGGAATCGCCGGCCTGGACGTGCTTCTTGAATCGCATGCGGATGTGCTGCAGCCCCTGGATCTCAATTTCGGTTATTGCAGGATTGCTATAGCCGGCCCGGCGCAGGCGCAGGCTGAAACTCGCGACTACATCGGGCGGTTCGACAGTCCGACGGTTCGCGTGGCAACGAAATACCCGCGAATCACGATGGATCATTTCAACAGTCGTGGAATTCCGGTTGAAATCATTCCTCTTTCGGGATCGATCGAACTGGCGCCGCTCATCGGCCTGGCCGACCGCATTGTGGATCTGGTGGAAACAGGCCGCACGTTAAAGGAGAACGGTCTCGAGATCCTGGAAGTCATCGCGGAAAGTTCTGCAAAACTTCTGATCAATCGCGCGGGCTATCAGACCAAACGGCAGGAAGTTCTGACATTCATTCAAGCACTGGAGAGTGCACGCCGATGA
- the hisZ gene encoding ATP phosphoribosyltransferase regulatory subunit, which yields MKSYTQIPPGTQILIGGAAHRRRLLERAICSVFEGWSYEEIIPPIFDYYDVFAKGMGTGQEEHIYRFIDREGNILALRPEFTSLVAKTVATRLASAPKPIRLFYSGEVLRFEKPKGGRQREFAQIGVEHYGGTHKTADVEILLIAVETFQRLGVQGFQINLGSVDFFGGIVDRMELPDDQIAAIKDVLNIKDQSGLEVLLQKLPLDDRRKKTLRAVPHLTGGKSVITEARALVKNARSVEALDHLEEIYSIFEKLDLAQHLTIDLGEIRGFDYYTGILFRAYVRDLGFEVASGGRYDGLPAAFGEDMPAVGFTFILDRLEQIATPNLDMGNGNPTAIDVQQGFAKALQLRQAGKAVKLCL from the coding sequence ATGAAATCCTATACACAGATTCCTCCGGGGACGCAGATCCTCATCGGCGGCGCGGCGCACCGCCGCCGTCTGCTCGAGCGGGCGATCTGTTCGGTCTTCGAAGGCTGGTCGTATGAAGAAATCATCCCGCCGATCTTCGACTATTACGATGTCTTTGCGAAAGGCATGGGTACCGGCCAGGAAGAACACATCTACCGGTTCATCGATCGCGAAGGCAATATCCTCGCGCTCCGGCCCGAGTTCACCTCGCTCGTCGCGAAGACGGTGGCAACCCGGCTTGCCTCGGCGCCGAAACCGATCCGGCTGTTTTATTCAGGCGAGGTGTTGCGTTTCGAAAAGCCGAAAGGAGGCCGCCAGCGGGAATTCGCCCAGATCGGCGTCGAGCATTACGGCGGCACTCATAAGACGGCCGACGTGGAGATCCTGCTGATCGCCGTCGAAACATTTCAACGCCTGGGCGTTCAAGGTTTCCAGATCAACCTCGGAAGCGTCGACTTCTTCGGCGGAATCGTCGATCGCATGGAATTGCCCGATGATCAGATCGCGGCCATCAAAGATGTTCTCAACATCAAAGACCAGTCCGGCCTCGAAGTTCTGCTTCAAAAGTTGCCGCTCGACGACCGGCGAAAGAAGACCCTGCGAGCCGTGCCCCACCTTACCGGAGGAAAATCCGTGATCACGGAAGCTCGGGCGCTCGTAAAGAATGCAAGGTCCGTAGAGGCGCTCGACCACCTTGAGGAAATTTATTCGATTTTCGAGAAACTGGATCTTGCACAACATCTGACGATCGACCTCGGCGAGATTCGCGGGTTCGATTATTACACCGGAATCCTGTTCCGCGCCTATGTGCGCGATCTTGGTTTCGAAGTCGCCAGTGGAGGCCGCTACGACGGACTGCCTGCCGCCTTCGGCGAGGATATGCCGGCGGTGGGTTTCACCTTCATTCTCGATCGTCTCGAACAGATCGCGACTCCAAACCTGGACATGGGGAATGGAAACCCGACGGCGATCGATGTACAGCAGGGTTTTGCCAAAGCGCTGCAGCTCCGGCAGGCCGGCAAGGCGGTGAAGCTGTGCTTGTGA
- the hisC gene encoding histidinol-phosphate transaminase codes for MRDLSPSGVIKPEVRGLAAYTLKHFEADVKLDQNENPYELPADLKREIAERVLRRPWGRYPAFVPAGVIKALATFAGWIEDGILVGNGSNELIQASLSVALGPGRRLAVPQPTFTLYKLMATTLQADIEQVLLDSENMAFDADKLIAASRTADVIVICTPNNPTGTVLDRDALTAVLKSAKGIVIVDEAYHEFSGQTAVPLLAGHRNLIVLRTFSKAMAMAGLRFGYMMAHPEIAREVNKSKLPYNVNIFTLAAAEVIIEKHDVLNAGITALIRERERVFSELQKRPEIRAFPSQANFILIRTAKSARELFDALYSHGVLIRDVSAYPLLERCLRISIGTPEENNRCLAALDQVLENK; via the coding sequence ATGCGAGATCTATCACCATCCGGCGTCATAAAGCCTGAGGTCCGCGGCCTCGCCGCGTACACACTCAAGCACTTTGAAGCCGACGTCAAACTCGATCAGAACGAGAATCCGTACGAATTGCCGGCGGACCTCAAGCGGGAAATCGCGGAGCGCGTCCTACGGCGGCCATGGGGACGTTATCCGGCATTCGTGCCGGCAGGTGTCATCAAAGCGCTCGCGACATTCGCCGGCTGGATCGAGGACGGAATTCTGGTCGGCAACGGATCCAATGAATTGATCCAGGCTTCGCTGAGTGTCGCGCTGGGTCCCGGCCGGCGGCTGGCCGTGCCGCAACCGACGTTCACACTCTACAAGCTGATGGCGACAACGCTGCAGGCGGACATCGAACAGGTATTGCTCGACTCCGAAAACATGGCGTTCGACGCGGACAAGCTGATTGCGGCCTCTCGAACCGCGGACGTCATTGTGATCTGCACGCCGAACAATCCGACAGGCACCGTGCTCGACCGCGATGCGTTAACGGCCGTGCTGAAGAGTGCGAAAGGCATCGTGATCGTGGACGAGGCGTATCACGAATTCAGCGGACAAACCGCCGTCCCGCTGCTAGCCGGGCACCGGAACCTTATCGTGCTCAGAACATTCTCCAAAGCGATGGCTATGGCCGGCCTCCGCTTCGGCTACATGATGGCGCACCCCGAAATCGCCCGCGAAGTGAACAAATCCAAGCTGCCGTACAACGTGAACATTTTCACGCTGGCGGCCGCGGAAGTGATCATCGAAAAACATGACGTGCTCAACGCCGGCATAACGGCATTGATACGGGAACGCGAGCGCGTCTTCTCGGAACTGCAGAAACGGCCGGAAATCCGCGCTTTTCCGTCGCAGGCGAATTTCATTTTGATACGGACCGCGAAGTCGGCGCGCGAGCTCTTTGACGCTCTATACAGTCACGGCGTACTGATCCGCGATGTGAGCGCTTATCCCTTGCTCGAGCGCTGTCTGCGGATTTCGATCGGAACTCCGGAAGAAAACAACCGGTGTCTGGCTGCGCTGGACCAGGTCCTGGAGAACAAATAA
- the hisIE gene encoding bifunctional phosphoribosyl-AMP cyclohydrolase/phosphoribosyl-ATP diphosphatase HisIE → MNDILKNARFGADGLIPAVMQDARTREVLTVAYMNKEALQLTLEKKETWLWSRSRQQLWHKGETSGNSQKVTKVSLDCDNDAVLVEVEPLGPACHTGAYSCFGSEPEIEGVLQELYAVIEERKEQRPEGSYTTYLFNSGLDKILKKVGEESAETIIAAKNPDAGRLVSETGDLMYHLLVLLVERGISLDEISRELKERRSATQGPKKT, encoded by the coding sequence ATGAACGATATCCTCAAGAATGCCAGATTCGGCGCAGACGGGCTCATTCCCGCAGTGATGCAGGATGCGAGAACCCGCGAAGTGCTCACGGTTGCCTACATGAATAAGGAAGCTCTGCAGCTCACCCTCGAAAAAAAGGAAACCTGGTTGTGGAGCCGCAGCCGCCAGCAGCTGTGGCACAAGGGCGAAACATCGGGCAACTCGCAGAAGGTTACGAAAGTCAGTCTGGATTGCGACAATGATGCTGTCCTGGTCGAAGTCGAGCCGCTGGGACCGGCGTGTCACACCGGTGCGTATTCATGTTTTGGCAGCGAACCGGAGATCGAAGGTGTGCTGCAGGAACTGTACGCCGTCATTGAAGAGCGCAAAGAGCAGCGTCCCGAGGGAAGCTATACGACCTACTTGTTTAATAGCGGGCTGGACAAAATTCTGAAGAAGGTCGGAGAGGAAAGCGCGGAAACGATTATTGCCGCCAAGAACCCCGATGCCGGGAGGCTGGTTTCGGAAACCGGCGATTTGATGTATCACCTGCTCGTCTTGCTGGTCGAGCGGGGTATATCGCTGGACGAGATCAGTCGTGAATTAAAAGAAAGAAGATCGGCCACACAAGGCCCAAAAAAGACATAG
- the hisF gene encoding imidazole glycerol phosphate synthase subunit HisF, translated as MLAKRIIPCLDVKGGRVVKGINFVNLRDAGDPVEAGLRYSEEGADELVFLDITASSDSRNIVAEMVRHVADTINIPFTVGGGLRNVGDIQEILRSGADKVSLNTSAVNEPSLVQKAAERFGSQCIVVAIDARRENNGSAKVYTHGGRERTELNAVEWAKTVAGLGAGEILLTSMDGDGTKHGYDLDLTRRISEAVNIPVIASGGAGNLQHLYEGLTEGAASAVLAASIFHFREVTIGEAKSYLRERGVVVR; from the coding sequence ATGCTCGCTAAGCGAATCATTCCCTGCCTCGATGTGAAGGGGGGGCGCGTCGTCAAAGGGATCAATTTCGTCAACCTTCGCGACGCCGGAGATCCCGTGGAAGCGGGCCTCCGATATTCCGAAGAGGGCGCCGACGAACTGGTTTTCCTCGATATCACGGCATCTTCGGACAGCCGCAATATCGTGGCGGAAATGGTCCGGCACGTTGCGGATACCATCAACATTCCTTTTACGGTGGGCGGTGGCCTGAGAAATGTCGGCGATATTCAGGAGATTTTGCGCAGCGGCGCAGACAAAGTTTCATTGAACACTTCTGCGGTCAACGAACCATCGCTGGTGCAGAAAGCGGCGGAGCGCTTCGGCAGCCAGTGCATCGTTGTCGCCATCGATGCCCGGCGGGAAAACAACGGCAGCGCGAAAGTCTATACGCACGGCGGGCGCGAACGGACCGAACTCAACGCGGTCGAATGGGCGAAAACTGTCGCCGGTCTCGGCGCCGGTGAAATTCTGCTGACCAGCATGGACGGCGATGGAACCAAGCACGGCTACGATCTCGATCTGACAAGGAGAATTTCGGAGGCCGTCAACATTCCGGTCATTGCTTCAGGCGGCGCCGGCAACCTTCAACATTTGTACGAAGGCTTGACCGAAGGCGCAGCGAGCGCCGTGCTGGCCGCATCGATTTTCCATTTCCGGGAAGTCACGATCGGCGAAGCGAAATCCTACTTGCGCGAACGGGGGGTCGTCGTCCGATGA
- the hisD gene encoding histidinol dehydrogenase: MRVIDLTTEMNLDEIDALLAPGDVEQNVEQSVAGILQDVRRRGDAAVCEYTKRFDEFNLTPELMRVPEDQLRSYAEGADDELVEIMRKAAGNVRDFHEQQIEESWEYYAGDGVRLGLRRTPLASAGLYIPGGKAAYPSSVLMNAIPAQVAGVERIAVVTPPRSLEENPLVAAALKMLNLTEVYRIGGAQSIGALAYGTKTIPRVQKIVGPGNQYVQSAKRQVYGAVDIDMVAGPSEVAIVADETCEPSWIAADLLAQAEHDEMAGVWLITWSRELAVAVFDEVQTQLKSLDRKSIASTAIKNKGIAFVVADERDAIRLVNHIAPEHVEVLMAEPEHVSDNIQNAGAVFIGRYAPTVVGDYFAGPSHVLPTNRTARFFSPLGVPDFLKRTSIIRYSGRAIERFGEMIEKFAIAEGLTAHARSITIRRHKA; this comes from the coding sequence ATGAGAGTCATCGATCTCACTACGGAGATGAACCTCGACGAAATCGATGCGCTCCTGGCGCCCGGCGATGTGGAACAGAATGTCGAACAGTCTGTTGCCGGCATTCTGCAGGACGTCCGGCGGCGCGGCGATGCCGCGGTCTGTGAGTACACGAAGCGGTTCGACGAATTCAATCTGACTCCGGAATTGATGCGTGTGCCGGAAGATCAGCTCCGAAGCTACGCGGAAGGCGCCGATGACGAACTCGTCGAAATCATGCGTAAGGCGGCCGGCAACGTCAGGGATTTCCACGAACAGCAGATAGAAGAGTCCTGGGAATATTACGCGGGCGACGGCGTCCGCCTGGGATTGCGGCGTACCCCGCTTGCCAGCGCAGGGCTCTACATTCCCGGCGGAAAGGCGGCATATCCCTCATCCGTGCTCATGAATGCAATACCGGCGCAGGTTGCAGGCGTCGAGCGCATCGCGGTGGTGACTCCTCCGCGCTCGCTGGAGGAAAATCCGCTGGTTGCCGCCGCTCTGAAGATGCTCAATCTGACGGAGGTCTATCGGATCGGCGGAGCACAATCGATCGGCGCGCTCGCATACGGGACGAAAACAATTCCACGGGTTCAGAAAATTGTCGGCCCGGGCAATCAGTATGTCCAGTCGGCCAAGCGGCAGGTTTACGGCGCAGTTGACATCGACATGGTGGCGGGCCCCAGTGAAGTCGCTATTGTCGCCGACGAGACATGCGAACCGTCGTGGATCGCAGCCGATCTTCTTGCTCAGGCCGAACATGATGAAATGGCCGGCGTATGGTTGATCACCTGGTCCCGGGAGCTCGCCGTTGCCGTATTCGATGAGGTTCAGACGCAGCTCAAGTCGCTCGACCGCAAATCGATTGCGAGCACGGCCATTAAGAACAAAGGAATCGCGTTCGTCGTCGCGGATGAACGCGACGCCATCCGTCTCGTGAATCACATCGCGCCGGAGCACGTCGAAGTGCTGATGGCCGAGCCGGAGCACGTCTCCGATAATATTCAAAACGCGGGCGCCGTTTTTATCGGACGGTACGCGCCGACGGTTGTGGGGGACTATTTTGCCGGGCCAAGCCACGTGCTGCCGACAAATCGGACGGCGCGTTTCTTTTCTCCGCTTGGTGTTCCGGATTTCCTGAAACGGACGAGCATCATCCGCTACTCAGGACGTGCCATCGAACGATTCGGCGAAATGATCGAAAAATTCGCCATTGCTGAAGGACTGACCGCACATGCGAGATCTATCACCATCCGGCGTCATAAAGCCTGA
- the hisA gene encoding 1-(5-phosphoribosyl)-5-[(5-phosphoribosylamino)methylideneamino]imidazole-4-carboxamide isomerase yields the protein MKVYPAIDILGGKAVRLKQGRKSDATVYGDPLEMANKWVGKGADWLHVVDLDGAFEGVPKNLAVLREMAAAVPNAKIQLGGGIRSMAVIDTLLDAGIQRVVLGTAAVQDQEFVKAALTAQPHNVAVGIDARDGNVQIAGWTEDSHIAAIDLARRLQNLGARLVIYTDIARDGVLEGPNIEAMKEMLDHTELSVIASGGVSSIADVRQLARLDHKRLDGVIIGKALYEGRFEIEEAMANAR from the coding sequence ATGAAGGTTTATCCCGCAATCGACATTCTTGGTGGAAAGGCTGTCCGGCTGAAACAAGGCCGGAAAAGTGACGCGACTGTTTACGGCGATCCGTTGGAGATGGCGAATAAGTGGGTCGGCAAAGGCGCAGACTGGCTGCATGTCGTCGATCTCGATGGGGCGTTTGAAGGCGTGCCGAAGAACCTCGCGGTCTTGCGCGAAATGGCGGCTGCGGTTCCCAATGCAAAGATCCAGCTCGGCGGCGGAATCAGAAGCATGGCGGTCATTGATACATTACTGGATGCCGGCATTCAGCGGGTGGTGCTGGGGACCGCGGCGGTTCAGGACCAGGAATTCGTGAAGGCCGCTTTGACGGCCCAGCCGCATAACGTTGCCGTTGGCATCGACGCGCGCGACGGAAACGTGCAGATCGCCGGCTGGACGGAAGACTCGCACATCGCAGCCATCGATCTCGCCCGCCGGCTTCAGAATCTCGGCGCCCGGCTGGTGATCTACACCGACATTGCGCGCGATGGCGTTCTCGAAGGACCCAATATCGAAGCGATGAAGGAAATGCTGGACCACACGGAGCTGTCCGTCATTGCCTCGGGCGGTGTTTCGTCGATCGCCGATGTTCGGCAGCTTGCGCGTCTCGATCACAAGAGACTTGACGGCGTGATCATCGGCAAGGCGCTCTACGAAGGCCGCTTCGAAATCGAGGAGGCCATGGCAAATGCTCGCTAA
- the hisB gene encoding imidazoleglycerol-phosphate dehydratase HisB — translation MDARTSMKSRKTNETDIRVNLNLDGTGEHQLATGIPFFDHMLAQLARHGHFDLEIHAKGDLEIDGHHTVEDVGWVLGQALREALGERRGITRFGHAYVPLDEALTRVVVDLSGRPYLVYKADFKATKLGDLQTELIEEFLKAFVQEGRFNLHVENLYGRNQHHIAETIFKATARALHTATRVGHTQIPSTKGVL, via the coding sequence ATGGATGCACGAACATCGATGAAGTCGCGAAAAACGAACGAGACCGATATTCGCGTCAATCTCAATCTCGACGGCACCGGGGAACACCAGCTGGCGACGGGCATTCCGTTTTTTGACCATATGCTCGCCCAGCTGGCGCGGCACGGACACTTCGATCTGGAAATCCATGCCAAGGGCGATCTCGAAATCGACGGTCATCACACCGTGGAAGATGTGGGGTGGGTTCTGGGACAGGCGCTGCGCGAGGCTCTCGGCGAGCGCCGGGGTATCACACGGTTTGGTCACGCCTACGTGCCTCTCGATGAGGCTCTGACACGCGTTGTCGTGGATCTTTCCGGAAGGCCGTACCTCGTCTACAAGGCCGATTTCAAGGCGACGAAGCTCGGCGATCTGCAGACCGAACTGATTGAAGAATTCCTCAAGGCGTTCGTCCAGGAAGGACGCTTCAACCTGCACGTCGAAAACCTGTACGGCAGGAATCAGCATCACATTGCGGAAACCATTTTCAAAGCCACCGCGAGGGCGCTCCACACCGCAACGCGCGTCGGACACACGCAGATTCCGTCGACGAAAGGCGTGCTGTGA
- the hisH gene encoding imidazole glycerol phosphate synthase subunit HisH, protein MITIVDYKLNNLRSLENTLRRLGHNVCVTSNPDDIRAATKLILPGVGAFGDGMRNLKELGLAAPFIEKAEAGTPTLGICLGMHLLFSESEEFGKHQGLDILHGSIVKLPAHLRVPHMGWNQLHLKRTNGLTAGVTECSFVYFVHSYYAKPASDITLATTDYELEFPAIVHQGNIWATQFHPEKSQRIGERLLENFARF, encoded by the coding sequence GTGATCACCATTGTTGATTACAAGCTGAATAACCTACGGAGCCTGGAGAACACGCTGCGGCGGCTGGGACACAATGTTTGCGTCACATCGAATCCGGATGACATCCGGGCGGCCACCAAGCTCATCCTTCCTGGTGTAGGCGCCTTCGGCGACGGTATGCGTAATCTGAAAGAGCTGGGCCTGGCTGCGCCCTTCATTGAGAAGGCGGAAGCGGGAACCCCCACTCTCGGGATCTGCCTGGGGATGCACCTGCTCTTCAGTGAGAGCGAGGAATTCGGCAAGCATCAGGGCTTGGATATCCTTCACGGTTCGATCGTGAAACTGCCGGCGCACCTCCGAGTGCCGCATATGGGCTGGAATCAGCTGCACCTGAAGCGGACGAATGGCTTGACTGCGGGCGTTACCGAGTGCAGCTTCGTTTATTTCGTCCACTCGTATTATGCGAAGCCTGCATCCGACATCACGCTGGCGACGACAGACTATGAATTGGAATTCCCGGCGATCGTCCACCAAGGAAATATTTGGGCGACACAATTTCATCCGGAGAAGAGTCAACGGATAGGAGAACGGCTGCTGGAGAATTTCGCGCGGTTTTAA